DNA sequence from the Paenibacillus physcomitrellae genome:
ACGTCCTTATTATAACTATCTTTATATGTGGCTAATGCAGGAACATAGCTTGGCGAACTTAGATCAAGATCTACACAAACAGTTGATGAAACAGGTTTATTAGTTTCTGCAATATTGGCTACCGTTTTACCATTACATTCTCCATCTACACTCCAACTCAAATTATCCAGTTGATATATATACACTCCTAAGTTTGTTTTTCCGCTACTTTGAATAGGTGTCACTTTCTTTTGTAACTTAGCCGGTGTATTAGGCACAAGATAACTAATTTCAAGGTTGGGCTTGCTTCCTGGTCCGCCGCCAGCAAGCACAATTTGATATGAATCAGATAAACAGAACACCGACAAAAACATAAAGATCGAAATCTTTTTAATAAATACAATTGTTTTTTTCAATTATCTGATCACCTTTATTACGTTTCTTTAGGAACGACTCTATAGTTGAGATTATCTTCTGTTGTTAAGCGAACCTCTGGCTGTACAGATCTATCAAAATGTAGAAAGCCAGTTCCCCAATAAGTTGGATATTTTTCGGTAAAGATTGATCTATTCCCCTTAGCAAAATCATCGACTTTAGGAACATGATATAAAGAAGATGACCTTGATGTTGGAGAAAGCATTGCATTTATAGTAGGTGAATTAAATAAGCTCCCTGCCTGCAATTGTGTCATTGTTCCTTTAATAACCATGTCAAATTCAACAAAAGAATAATAAGCTCCCAGCATAAGATCATTATTTTCACTTTTGTCTAAAAATACAGGGTAATAGATACTACGTTTATCTTCATTAGAGTACGGATTTACAATAATCCAATTATCAATTTTGACATCAGCATAATTGGTTACCGTTTTTAATTGTTTTCCTCGAATTTCAGAGAAATCATCTGTTATTACTCCATGATTAGAAGTCAAACGTTCCTCCGGAATTTTCACATACTTCGGAGCAATCACCTTCAAATTCGTCCCCGTCAGTCCCACTTCCCGGAGCTCCTGCAAGCCCTGGAAATCAGCAGGCTGCTTATGGGCGGCTGCTTCATAACGTGCTAGCAGCACGGCCACCTCTGCGCGAGTCGTGGTCCGGTCAATTCCAAACTGCTTATCCTCCCCGACGCTCATTAGCCCCGTGCCCATAGCCACCGCTACGGCATTTTTCTGTGTTGCAGGCAGCTTGCCGGTAAAATACTCTTTGGCTGGTACAACGGTGTTAGTCACGTCCTTCAGCGCAGTCCCGTAATCGGCATCGACCTTCGCCAGCCCGTTTGTTAACCAAACCGCCAGCTCCCCGCGGGATAACGGGGCATTGGCGTTCAGCTTCCCGCTGCTGTAGGCAGCCGGGTCAATAAACCCTTTTTGCACAGCTGCTTTCACGCCTTCTTCAGCCCATGCTGGAACATCGGTAAACCGGCTGCTGACAGAGGAGTCCACCGGCTGATCACTTAACCGGCCCAAAATTGCTGCCATTTCCGCTTTGCTGACCGCTGCTCCCGGCTTGAAGGTTCCGTCGGCATAACCTTTAAAATAACCTGCCGTCACAGCAGACTGTATGGCAGAAGCCGCCCAATGACTCGAAGGTACATCTCTAAAATCTGTGCTGCCCGCTGCTGAGGTTTTGCCATAACTCCCTAAACTCCCGGCGGCTAATGCTCCAATTACTAATACCGTTAAAACCGTCTTTTTCATCAAGCTAATCTCCTTTTTGTCTATTAATGCTTAATCATTCCTTCTTCTTTAGAACTCAAGACATGAAACCGATACAAGCTCCCTTTCCCTCTACTTGATTCTTCTGCTCTTCTGTTCTTTTAATCTTCTATTCTCCTAATCTTCTACTTTTCGGATCGTCAGCCCCTTCCTTCGCTTTTCATCCCAGCTTACTGTTTCCTATGTAATTTCAAGAAAAAATCTGCCCAAACGCAAAAAGAACACCCCGGGCAGTTCGATGCCTGTGCCGGAGGTGTTCTTCACCATGGATAATATTGGGTAATTAGTTTGTTCTTGTATTATAGCTTGCTTACTAGGTTTTGACTATAGGAAAATAGACGGATTCGGCAGCTCCTGCTCCATTGCTTCATTCCGCAGCACCATATGAATATGATCCTCCCAAACGCCGCCTACCTTCAAATATTTGAAAGCTACACCTTCGTGGTAGAAACCAAGCTTATGTACTACCGCCAGGGATGCCGCGTTCCGCGGCATAATGTTGGCTTCGATCCGGTGCAGTCCAAGCTCACGGAAGCCGTAGTCGATCATCGCCTGGAGCGCTTCGGTCATATACCCCTTGTTCCGCTCCTCCTCATCCAGCTTGTAGCCCAAATGACAGGACAGAAAAGAGCCCCTGACGATATTGCTCAGCGCGGCGGAACCGATAATCCGGCCGTGGTCGCCCCGTGTGCGAAACCACAGCTTGAATAGCTGCCCGTACTCCATGTTCTCCGCTTCTTCAGTGAGCAGCCGCCTTTGCGCCTCAAGCGTATAATAGGAAGCATCACGGCGGATCTCCCATGGCTCGAGGAACTTACGATTTCTGTTGATATAAGCCAAAACCTCAGCCGCATCCTGCCCAGTTAAACTTTGCAGATCCAGCCTTTCTGTATGTAAAAATGTAACGGCCATCCCCTTGTCCCCTGCCTTCCCTATATAGAAGTCATTCCGCCTGCCCGCCGGGCCGCATAATGCTGAAAATACGCCTCACGCAGCTCGGCATCCGTCTCCAGCTCCGGAGCGATCTCCATCTTCTCATAGCCGGTGATTTGCTCCTCCTCATAAGTGCAATGATGATCATAAATTCTGCCGTCGTTAAGCAGCGTATCCAGCGTCTTTACGATATTGGAGGCGATGCCCCGATTCTCGGGGTCAAGAATCCAATCGACCTTTTTCCAGTCGAGAATGCCTTCATCCGTCCTGATCGGGGTTGCCAGCTCATAATCTTCCGGCACGTCAGCTATGTAGGTGTACATTCCGCCATATCCTGAACCTCCGCTGTTCCAGGTGATCAGGCCTTTAAAATGCAGCTCATATTCCGGTATACCCGTCTCTTCAAAAATTTCCCGGATCATGGAGTCGCGCGGCGTCTCTCCGGATTCCAGCTTGCCTCCGATTCCGTTCCAGCAGCCCATCCAGCTCGAACGCTCACGGTTGAGCAGAAGCACCTCCGGCCCTTTCCTCATCAAACAAATATTATATTTGATCACTCTAAAGCCCCCTGTTTACGATCGATTGATCGGTTAATCGGTTGATCGTTTGAAACTTTTCCTTCAGAAGAATAGAAGTCATAAAAGATTACAACTCATAAAAAAACAAGCCAGACGGAGCAAAGCCATCTGACTCAT
Encoded proteins:
- a CDS encoding GNAT family N-acetyltransferase, translating into MAVTFLHTERLDLQSLTGQDAAEVLAYINRNRKFLEPWEIRRDASYYTLEAQRRLLTEEAENMEYGQLFKLWFRTRGDHGRIIGSAALSNIVRGSFLSCHLGYKLDEEERNKGYMTEALQAMIDYGFRELGLHRIEANIMPRNAASLAVVHKLGFYHEGVAFKYLKVGGVWEDHIHMVLRNEAMEQELPNPSIFL
- a CDS encoding S-layer homology domain-containing protein produces the protein MKKTVLTVLVIGALAAGSLGSYGKTSAAGSTDFRDVPSSHWAASAIQSAVTAGYFKGYADGTFKPGAAVSKAEMAAILGRLSDQPVDSSVSSRFTDVPAWAEEGVKAAVQKGFIDPAAYSSGKLNANAPLSRGELAVWLTNGLAKVDADYGTALKDVTNTVVPAKEYFTGKLPATQKNAVAVAMGTGLMSVGEDKQFGIDRTTTRAEVAVLLARYEAAAHKQPADFQGLQELREVGLTGTNLKVIAPKYVKIPEERLTSNHGVITDDFSEIRGKQLKTVTNYADVKIDNWIIVNPYSNEDKRSIYYPVFLDKSENNDLMLGAYYSFVEFDMVIKGTMTQLQAGSLFNSPTINAMLSPTSRSSSLYHVPKVDDFAKGNRSIFTEKYPTYWGTGFLHFDRSVQPEVRLTTEDNLNYRVVPKET
- a CDS encoding NUDIX hydrolase, with the protein product MIKYNICLMRKGPEVLLLNRERSSWMGCWNGIGGKLESGETPRDSMIREIFEETGIPEYELHFKGLITWNSGGSGYGGMYTYIADVPEDYELATPIRTDEGILDWKKVDWILDPENRGIASNIVKTLDTLLNDGRIYDHHCTYEEEQITGYEKMEIAPELETDAELREAYFQHYAARRAGGMTSI